The following are from one region of the Vicugna pacos chromosome 9, VicPac4, whole genome shotgun sequence genome:
- the LOC107034823 gene encoding uncharacterized protein isoform X2 has translation MSHLSQQRICSGANPFACKVCGKAFSHKSNLTEHEHFHNREKPFECNECGKAFSQKQYVIKHQNTHTGEKLFECNECGKSFSQKENLLTHQKIHTGEKPFECKDCGKAFIQKSNLIRHQRTHTGEKPFVCKECGKTFSGKSNLTEHEKIHIGEKPFKCSECGTAFGQKKYLIKHQNIHTGEKPYECNECGKAFSQRTSLIVHVRIHSGDKPYECNVCGKAFSQSSSLTVHVRSHTGEKPYGCNECGKAFSQFSTLALHLRIHTGKKPYQCSECGKAFSQKSHHIRHQKIHTH, from the coding sequence ATGTCACACCTCAGTCAGCAGAGAATTTGTAGTGGGGCAAACCCCTTTGCCTGTAAGgtatgtgggaaagccttcagccaCAAATCAAATCTCACTGAGCATGAGCATTTTCATAATAGAGAGAAACCTTttgaatgtaatgaatgtggaaaagccttcagCCAAAAGCAGTATGTCATTAAACATCAGAACACCCATACTGGAGAGAAGCTTTTTGAATGTAACGAATGTGGAAAATCCTTCAGCCAAAAGGAAAACCTTCTTACCCATCAGAaaattcacactggagagaaaccttttGAGTGTAAGGATTGTGGGAAAGCTTTCATTCAGAAGTCAAACCTCATCAGACACCAGAGGACTCACACGGGAGAGAAGCCCTTTGTATGTAAGGAGTGTGGGAAAACCTTCAGTGGCAAATCAAACCTTACCGAGCATGAGAAGATTCATATTGGAGAGAAACCCTTTAAGTGTAGTGAATGTGGAACAGCTTTCGGTCAGAAGAAGTACCTcataaaacatcaaaatattcacactggagagaaaccatatgaatgtaatgaatgtggaaagGCCTTCTCTCAGCGAACATCACTTATTGTACATGTGAGAATTCATTCAGGTGACAAGCCTTATGAATGCAATGTATGTGGAAAAGCCTTCTCTCAAAGCTCATCTCTTACAGTGCATGTGAGAAGCCATACAGGTGAGAAGCCCTATGGttgtaatgaatgtgggaaagctttcTCTCAGTTCTCAACCCTTGCTCTACATTTGAGAATTCACACAGGTAAGAAGCCTTATCAATGtagtgaatgtgggaaagctttcaGCCAGAAGTCACACCACATTAGACACCAGAAAATTCATACTCATTAA